Proteins encoded within one genomic window of Companilactobacillus sp.:
- a CDS encoding AzlC family ABC transporter permease — protein MDDQLDIRTAVKDTLPTVFGYIGIGIAFGVVGKASGLSTFIVILTSLITYAGSAQFVLVGMLASHSPMLTIIFSVFLVNSRMILMSTTVARYFKKDSLLKNILVGSLLTDETFALSMSKLNYTNGKLNFEWFNTSNLIAYITWALSSFIGALLGNLITDPEKFGLDFALVAMFIGLLYLQLISDKSIKFNLQLIMIGITLALIYFGLIFIPSNMLILVVTIIACAIGVILKHAFF, from the coding sequence ATGGACGACCAACTAGATATCAGAACCGCCGTTAAAGATACCCTTCCGACTGTCTTCGGCTACATCGGAATCGGAATAGCCTTTGGCGTGGTCGGAAAAGCATCCGGCCTCAGTACCTTTATCGTTATTTTAACATCATTAATAACCTACGCCGGCTCAGCTCAATTCGTGCTAGTCGGAATGTTGGCATCCCACAGCCCGATGCTGACGATCATCTTCTCAGTCTTCTTAGTCAATTCAAGAATGATTTTGATGAGTACGACCGTGGCACGATATTTTAAAAAAGATTCATTACTCAAAAATATCTTGGTCGGAAGCCTGTTGACAGATGAAACTTTTGCTTTGAGTATGAGTAAACTTAATTATACCAATGGCAAACTAAATTTTGAATGGTTCAACACGTCTAACCTGATTGCCTACATCACTTGGGCTCTGTCGTCATTTATTGGCGCACTACTGGGCAATCTGATTACTGATCCGGAAAAATTTGGACTCGACTTTGCCTTAGTTGCGATGTTCATTGGATTGCTTTACTTGCAACTGATCAGCGACAAATCGATCAAATTCAACTTGCAGCTGATCATGATCGGTATCACCCTAGCATTGATTTATTTTGGACTTATCTTTATTCCTAGCAACATGTTGATTTTAGTAGTAACAATTATAGCTTGTGCGATTGGAGTGATCTTAAAACATGCCTTCTTTTAA
- a CDS encoding SDR family NAD(P)-dependent oxidoreductase produces the protein MSINLNGYNVLITGGSSGMGYEMTKTLLSHGATVVIAARNKEKLDKAYETLNSEENDVYAIQMDVTDEESISKASDWYQEKFDHLDLLINNAGVGGNIKGLEEYRKSGQFFDIPTSAFNLIFDTNVLGYFLVSKAFAPMMIKQGKGQIIYTSTSTETMTRKGMVPYGPSKSAGEAMSDVLSKELQDQGVMVNVICPGGFTRTPLATPDMIEFFKKNNMPILEPTVLNRPILFLASKDAQNITGEKVIGSKFDEFLSDHNIKLDY, from the coding sequence ATGAGTATTAATTTAAATGGATATAACGTTTTAATCACAGGTGGTTCAAGTGGTATGGGATATGAAATGACAAAGACTTTATTGTCTCATGGAGCAACCGTAGTTATTGCAGCCCGGAATAAAGAAAAGTTGGATAAGGCATATGAAACACTCAATTCCGAAGAAAATGATGTTTATGCAATTCAAATGGACGTGACTGATGAAGAATCAATTTCTAAGGCGTCTGATTGGTATCAAGAAAAATTCGATCATCTAGATTTATTGATTAATAACGCCGGCGTTGGTGGCAACATCAAAGGATTGGAGGAATACCGCAAATCTGGTCAATTCTTTGACATACCAACTAGTGCCTTTAACCTGATTTTTGATACTAACGTATTAGGATACTTCTTAGTTTCCAAGGCATTTGCACCGATGATGATCAAGCAAGGTAAGGGACAAATTATTTATACATCTACAAGTACTGAAACGATGACGCGTAAAGGTATGGTTCCTTATGGTCCATCAAAATCTGCTGGAGAAGCAATGAGTGACGTTTTATCTAAAGAATTACAAGATCAAGGCGTGATGGTTAATGTTATCTGTCCCGGTGGATTTACTAGAACACCATTGGCAACACCGGATATGATCGAGTTCTTTAAAAAGAACAACATGCCTATCTTAGAGCCAACAGTTTTGAATAGACCAATTTTATTCTTGGCTTCCAAAGATGCACAAAATATTACCGGCGAGAAAGTTATCGGAAGCAAGTTTGATGAATTTTTAAGTGACCATAATATCAAATTGGATTATTAG
- a CDS encoding CopY/TcrY family copper transport repressor, which produces MDNVKDINITTAEWRIMRVIWTLGTATSRELTDILGESMGWKSATIKTLLRRLLDKDAIKFEKEGNKFIYSAKLQETDTIELTTKQFFDQLCARKIGTAITSLIDESELTQDDIDSIKEALDKKSPVAEIKCNCLPDGCDC; this is translated from the coding sequence ATGGATAACGTTAAAGACATAAATATTACGACAGCTGAATGGCGCATCATGCGAGTGATCTGGACTCTAGGCACCGCAACGTCGCGTGAATTGACCGACATTTTAGGCGAATCGATGGGTTGGAAGTCAGCCACCATCAAAACTTTGTTGCGTCGTTTGCTTGATAAGGATGCCATCAAATTTGAAAAAGAAGGCAATAAATTTATTTACTCTGCCAAACTTCAAGAAACCGATACGATCGAGTTAACTACTAAACAGTTTTTTGACCAGTTGTGTGCACGTAAAATCGGTACCGCGATAACTTCATTGATCGATGAGTCGGAATTGACCCAAGACGATATTGATAGTATTAAAGAGGCACTTGATAAAAAGTCGCCGGTCGCTGAAATTAAATGCAATTGTTTACCAGACGGCTGCGATTGCTAA
- a CDS encoding aldo/keto reductase: MDNLIKIGNTDVTSKKIGLGTNKVGGHNIFKNLKDEDGYAVVKEAIDKGITTLDTAYMYGEGRSEEIIGDVIQNYDRSKLVIATKAAQNPEKDNAIDNSPEFLKKAVDDALKRLKTDYIDIFYIHFPDENTPKDEAVAALNELKKAGKIKAIGLSNFSLDQIKEANKDGLVDIVEDNYSLVHREAETKLFPYLRKNKISFVPYFPLASGLLTGKYNSGDAKKFDQFSKEQFSDIMDALGVVHKVAQATNSTDAQVVLAWYMKNPDISIVIPGARIPEQVDQNAKALDVEIRNSSYHAIDEAFSEFA, from the coding sequence ATGGATAATTTAATTAAAATAGGAAATACAGATGTTACTAGTAAAAAAATTGGTCTGGGAACTAACAAAGTTGGCGGACATAATATTTTTAAGAATCTCAAAGATGAAGATGGCTATGCTGTTGTAAAGGAAGCCATCGACAAGGGTATTACAACTTTGGATACTGCATACATGTACGGCGAAGGTCGTTCAGAAGAGATCATTGGCGATGTTATTCAAAACTACGATCGCAGCAAACTAGTCATTGCTACTAAAGCTGCTCAAAATCCTGAGAAGGATAATGCAATCGACAACAGTCCCGAATTTTTGAAGAAGGCTGTTGATGATGCTTTGAAGCGCCTAAAGACTGACTATATTGATATTTTTTATATTCATTTTCCTGACGAGAATACTCCAAAAGACGAAGCTGTCGCAGCTTTAAACGAGTTGAAAAAAGCCGGAAAGATCAAGGCGATTGGTTTATCGAACTTCTCATTAGATCAGATCAAGGAAGCTAACAAAGACGGCTTAGTTGATATTGTTGAAGACAATTACAGTTTGGTTCACCGTGAAGCTGAGACCAAGCTATTTCCTTACTTGAGAAAAAACAAGATCTCGTTTGTACCTTATTTCCCACTGGCATCAGGTTTGTTAACAGGTAAGTACAATTCTGGCGATGCTAAGAAATTCGATCAATTTAGTAAGGAACAATTTTCTGATATCATGGACGCCTTGGGTGTCGTTCATAAGGTTGCTCAAGCAACTAACTCAACTGATGCCCAAGTGGTTTTGGCATGGTATATGAAGAACCCTGATATTTCAATCGTTATTCCTGGAGCAAGAATTCCTGAACAAGTCGACCAAAATGCAAAAGCTTTGGATGTCGAGATTCGAAACAGTTCATACCATGCAATTGATGAAGCATTTTCTGAATTTGCTTAA
- a CDS encoding SMP-30/gluconolactonase/LRE family protein: MKYSEQNKYFPIPDNEKNLDTVTATEFATIPSESTGMNFLEGLWFKDKDNLFVCNTFQSKIYLVNVQTKAVSLFATLPDHAFPTGINVHSNGNIYVACSGSDEGSMVLVLSNEGTVLKKLFVGTTKSIDDLVFDKKGGFFFTDLAGTHNKRTAGVFYVEPDLETVHSVVDSGMVATNGVALSPDEKILWITDFGDGKLYRFNLAEDGHSIQPYNSLTPYTFTGADGPDSATIDADGNLYVAMCGQARYLIFNQNGFPIGQVLIPGREQGKMAKSTHMAIRPFTNQGFFCASDPNTGECKIYETDVYAKANLGLQFS; encoded by the coding sequence ATGAAATATAGCGAACAAAATAAATATTTTCCTATACCAGACAATGAGAAAAATTTAGATACGGTGACGGCAACAGAATTTGCAACTATTCCTAGCGAGTCAACCGGAATGAATTTTCTTGAAGGACTTTGGTTTAAGGATAAGGACAACTTATTTGTCTGCAACACCTTTCAATCAAAAATATATTTAGTCAATGTTCAAACAAAAGCTGTCAGTTTGTTTGCTACTCTACCTGATCATGCCTTTCCAACTGGCATCAATGTTCATTCAAATGGCAATATCTATGTGGCATGTTCTGGTTCTGATGAAGGTAGCATGGTACTTGTTTTATCAAATGAAGGAACCGTACTAAAGAAACTATTCGTTGGAACGACCAAAAGTATCGACGATCTTGTGTTTGATAAAAAAGGTGGCTTTTTCTTTACGGATCTAGCTGGCACTCACAACAAGAGAACAGCAGGAGTCTTTTATGTTGAACCTGATCTAGAAACAGTTCATTCAGTCGTAGATTCAGGCATGGTCGCCACTAACGGAGTTGCATTGTCTCCAGATGAAAAAATACTTTGGATAACCGATTTTGGCGATGGTAAATTATATCGTTTCAATTTGGCTGAAGATGGTCACAGCATTCAACCATATAATTCATTGACTCCATATACTTTTACCGGAGCAGATGGCCCCGATTCAGCAACTATTGATGCCGATGGAAATTTGTATGTAGCAATGTGTGGCCAAGCAAGATATCTGATTTTTAATCAAAACGGTTTCCCAATCGGACAAGTTCTGATTCCTGGACGTGAACAAGGGAAAATGGCTAAGTCAACGCATATGGCAATTAGACCATTTACTAATCAAGGTTTCTTCTGTGCCTCTGATCCTAATACTGGTGAGTGCAAGATATATGAAACTGATGTCTACGCCAAGGCAAATCTAGGTTTGCAGTTTAGTTAA
- a CDS encoding NAD(P)H-binding protein → MSTLMIIASGSSIEEVLIEQILKRTQLKLILYLGNKKMVEKYQDNERITAIDGNVLKTQALTKAMKSADIIFADIHGIDMGAETKSIIVAMDQSRNNRLILLNTSKKTDSLNESIHLLNRFGIDHTEIQPQLTSNQAEGLKATSSDVVADQVIQLISE, encoded by the coding sequence ATGAGCACATTAATGATTATCGCTTCAGGATCAAGCATTGAAGAAGTTCTAATTGAACAAATTTTAAAAAGAACGCAACTAAAATTGATTCTCTATTTAGGCAATAAAAAGATGGTCGAGAAATATCAAGATAATGAACGCATCACCGCGATTGATGGAAATGTATTAAAAACTCAGGCATTGACCAAAGCTATGAAATCAGCAGATATCATTTTCGCCGATATCCACGGTATTGATATGGGTGCGGAAACTAAAAGTATTATTGTGGCAATGGATCAATCCAGAAATAACCGTTTGATACTTCTTAATACTTCCAAAAAAACTGATAGCCTTAATGAATCAATTCATTTATTAAACAGGTTTGGCATCGACCATACTGAAATACAGCCACAACTAACCAGCAATCAAGCTGAAGGGTTAAAGGCAACTTCATCAGATGTGGTTGCTGATCAGGTTATTCAACTTATTTCAGAATAA
- a CDS encoding SDR family oxidoreductase has product MAKKFVIFGANGFVGGEFAKQLIQRGDSVVSISRTGEPLGNDSWMNKVDWKVGNALSTGFWTNYLKDADVVIDTIGEYQEQSNENLTFEKVNYQSAVNIAKEVAKQKIPVMVYISADDIPGANPRYIQTKRDAEEDIKGRKFRSVIVRPATMTTDDDAVDSNEPHRSLPVNMVVKSALDAVDNAKENVTLKIDDIDNVKLNN; this is encoded by the coding sequence ATGGCTAAGAAATTTGTTATTTTTGGTGCCAACGGATTTGTTGGCGGTGAGTTTGCAAAACAATTGATTCAAAGAGGCGATTCAGTCGTCAGTATCTCAAGAACTGGTGAACCATTAGGTAATGACTCCTGGATGAATAAGGTCGACTGGAAAGTCGGTAATGCCTTATCAACTGGTTTTTGGACCAATTATTTGAAAGACGCCGATGTCGTTATTGATACGATTGGCGAGTACCAAGAGCAAAGTAACGAAAATCTAACATTTGAAAAAGTTAACTATCAAAGTGCCGTAAATATTGCCAAGGAAGTTGCAAAACAAAAGATTCCGGTCATGGTTTATATTTCAGCTGATGATATTCCTGGAGCTAATCCACGTTATATTCAAACAAAACGTGATGCTGAAGAAGATATCAAAGGACGTAAATTCAGAAGCGTTATCGTTAGACCAGCAACTATGACAACAGATGACGATGCGGTGGACAGTAACGAACCACATCGCAGCTTGCCAGTAAACATGGTCGTTAAATCAGCTTTGGATGCGGTTGATAACGCTAAAGAAAACGTCACATTGAAGATCGATGATATTGATAACGTAAAGTTGAATAATTAA
- a CDS encoding helix-turn-helix domain-containing protein translates to MDINQVVATNLKRIRDEKHVTLDQLAKSSGVSKGMLSQIEKGTTNPTINTLWKICTGLDIPYTLLMEQPAARFTIVKKDEAIYQSANDGHYRLYDYFQSMPHRNFEMFQVELDHGDSYTSIEHSHESEEYLMVLEGQLTLRVHDEDLVVDADDAISFDPMGKHVYTNSGDGVLKVMLINFYPTK, encoded by the coding sequence TTGGATATTAATCAAGTTGTCGCAACTAATTTAAAAAGAATTCGCGACGAAAAACATGTTACTTTGGATCAATTGGCTAAGTCATCTGGCGTAAGCAAGGGGATGCTGTCACAGATCGAAAAAGGTACGACTAATCCTACTATTAATACGTTGTGGAAAATTTGTACTGGTTTGGATATTCCTTATACTTTGTTGATGGAGCAACCTGCTGCTCGGTTTACGATTGTTAAAAAGGACGAGGCGATTTATCAGTCGGCTAATGATGGTCATTATCGGTTGTACGATTATTTTCAAAGTATGCCGCATCGTAATTTTGAGATGTTTCAAGTGGAGCTGGATCATGGGGATAGCTATACTTCGATTGAGCATTCTCACGAGTCTGAAGAGTATTTGATGGTGCTTGAGGGGCAGTTGACTTTGAGGGTGCATGATGAGGATTTGGTTGTGGATGCGGATGATGCTATTTCGTTTGATCCGATGGGTAAGCATGTTTACACTAATTCGGGTGATGGTGTTTTGAAGGTTATGTTGATTAACTTTTATCCTACTAAGTAG
- a CDS encoding AzlD domain-containing protein, translating to MPSFNFIILTILGSGIVTWLSRILPFWILRKVKLSPRVVEFLSFVPIVIMSALWFENLFHQHLGQLPSVDMPNFLATLPTVVSAIISKNLLVIVIVGIISLAVVRLVI from the coding sequence ATGCCTTCTTTTAACTTTATCATCCTGACTATTTTAGGATCAGGAATCGTAACTTGGCTTTCACGTATTTTGCCATTTTGGATCTTACGTAAAGTTAAACTTTCACCGCGAGTAGTGGAATTCCTCAGTTTTGTACCAATCGTAATCATGTCAGCACTTTGGTTCGAAAACTTATTCCATCAACACTTAGGACAATTACCAAGCGTTGACATGCCAAACTTTTTAGCAACGTTACCTACCGTAGTTAGTGCCATTATCAGTAAAAATTTATTAGTGATCGTCATCGTCGGAATCATTTCGTTGGCTGTGGTCAGACTAGTAATATAA
- a CDS encoding GRP family sugar transporter yields MNIVLMLLPAIAWGVLPLAVARIDGKPINQIFGTATGTLIVSIIVFLIIRPNISIISFILAALAGGFWIIGQLGQYNAYQSIGVSQTMPISTGLQLIGTALIGVLIFGEWGTANAKIFGVIGIILLIIGVSLTAKKDKKASGNKQTGTLVMLILTTIGFLVYNSIPRAMTSSGLAIFLPESIGMVIAVLIYIIFTRQPRVLKEKASWQSLIAGFIFSIAAVAYILSVKDNGVNSAFVVSQLSVVISTIGGMVFLHESKSRHELRLTIIGLILIVAGAVVTTIF; encoded by the coding sequence ATGAATATAGTTTTAATGCTATTACCGGCTATTGCTTGGGGAGTATTGCCCCTGGCTGTTGCCCGAATTGACGGAAAACCAATCAATCAGATCTTTGGTACCGCCACTGGAACATTGATTGTCAGCATCATCGTATTTTTAATTATTAGACCCAATATCTCAATTATCAGTTTTATTTTGGCTGCCTTAGCAGGTGGCTTTTGGATCATTGGACAACTTGGACAATATAATGCTTATCAATCAATCGGAGTATCGCAAACAATGCCGATTTCAACTGGATTGCAACTAATTGGTACTGCTCTGATTGGAGTTTTGATTTTCGGAGAGTGGGGCACAGCAAATGCCAAAATTTTCGGTGTGATCGGAATCATTTTACTGATTATTGGAGTTTCACTCACTGCTAAGAAGGACAAAAAAGCATCAGGAAACAAACAAACTGGAACTTTGGTCATGTTGATCTTAACGACAATTGGATTTCTAGTTTATAATTCGATTCCACGAGCCATGACATCATCTGGATTAGCAATCTTTTTACCAGAGTCTATTGGAATGGTGATTGCAGTTTTGATCTACATTATCTTTACGAGACAGCCGAGAGTATTAAAGGAAAAAGCAAGTTGGCAAAGTTTAATAGCGGGATTTATTTTTTCAATTGCAGCCGTCGCATATATTTTGTCCGTTAAAGATAATGGCGTAAATTCAGCCTTTGTAGTTTCTCAATTGTCAGTTGTCATTTCCACAATTGGCGGAATGGTCTTCTTGCACGAATCAAAGAGTAGACATGAACTACGACTAACAATTATTGGATTAATTTTAATAGTTGCTGGAGCAGTAGTTACAACCATTTTTTAA
- a CDS encoding MarR family winged helix-turn-helix transcriptional regulator — MYKGFSKKTKRLEQLINKKVSQVFAQSGVETISYSSFSVLEYLETHQDSNVFQKDIERALSVNRATASKMIKLLTKKGYVSQKPFSEDARYKLLFLTDTGRALYQADVKAASNLDQFFNDVLSTEDFEAFDRMYEKLEKELSK, encoded by the coding sequence ATGTATAAAGGTTTTAGCAAAAAAACTAAACGACTCGAACAACTGATCAATAAGAAGGTCAGTCAAGTGTTTGCACAAAGTGGCGTCGAAACGATTTCGTATTCGAGCTTCTCAGTATTAGAATATTTGGAAACTCATCAAGACAGCAATGTTTTTCAAAAGGACATTGAACGTGCTTTATCAGTTAATCGAGCAACAGCTTCTAAAATGATCAAGCTTTTAACCAAAAAAGGATATGTTTCTCAAAAGCCTTTTTCTGAAGATGCTCGTTATAAACTTTTGTTCTTAACTGATACGGGAAGAGCTTTATATCAAGCCGATGTAAAGGCAGCTTCAAACCTGGATCAATTTTTTAATGACGTGCTTTCAACTGAAGATTTTGAAGCATTTGATCGAATGTATGAAAAATTAGAAAAGGAACTGTCAAAATAG
- a CDS encoding glucose-1-dehydrogenase, translating into MYEDLNNRVAVITGGSKGIGTAISERFGKEHMSVVINYNSDDKGAQAAADKVKKNGGKAVIVQANVSTEEGNSALLKAALDNFGDLDVWVNNAGMETKSPTHELSLEDWNKVISIDQTGVFLGSTTALKYFKSQNKKGNIINMSSVHEQIPWPTFSSYAAAKGGVKMFTKTIAMEYAKDGIRVNAIGPGAINTPINAKKFADKEQYDQTVSVVPMDRIGKPEEVAAGAAWLASDESSYVTGITLFIDGGMTLYPAFKDGQG; encoded by the coding sequence ATGTATGAAGATTTAAATAATAGAGTAGCAGTTATTACAGGTGGTTCAAAAGGAATTGGAACTGCAATTTCAGAGCGCTTTGGCAAAGAACATATGTCAGTCGTTATTAATTACAATAGTGATGACAAGGGTGCCCAAGCAGCTGCTGACAAAGTTAAAAAGAACGGTGGAAAAGCTGTTATCGTCCAGGCCAATGTATCAACAGAAGAAGGAAATTCTGCATTATTAAAGGCCGCCCTTGATAACTTCGGAGACTTAGATGTCTGGGTAAATAATGCTGGTATGGAAACAAAATCACCAACACATGAATTGTCGCTAGAGGATTGGAACAAAGTTATTTCAATTGATCAAACTGGGGTCTTCTTAGGATCTACAACAGCCTTGAAATATTTTAAGAGTCAGAATAAAAAGGGCAATATAATTAACATGTCATCAGTTCACGAGCAAATTCCTTGGCCAACATTCTCAAGTTACGCTGCTGCCAAGGGTGGAGTAAAGATGTTCACTAAGACGATCGCGATGGAATATGCTAAAGATGGCATTCGCGTAAATGCAATTGGACCAGGTGCTATTAACACGCCAATCAACGCCAAGAAATTTGCAGATAAGGAACAATATGATCAAACTGTTTCCGTGGTTCCAATGGATCGAATTGGTAAACCTGAAGAAGTCGCAGCTGGTGCAGCTTGGTTAGCCTCTGATGAATCAAGTTACGTAACTGGTATCACATTGTTCATCGATGGCGGTATGACATTATATCCAGCATTTAAAGACGGTCAAGGTTAA
- a CDS encoding MFS transporter, protein MEVQEGNQLQIRLDKTHESPLFYKVFALVSGGMILDAADVYMASAVASSTLKSGWSTIQQNSYFLSSGFLGLFIGSLIAGFIGDLKGRRVAYQINLLLFGSFTFLGAFAPNMYFLIFCRLMASIGLGSEIVTGYSMVNEFAPVHSRGKWCASASLIANCGAPITMLLCTAIIPRFGWRPMFFGIGIVAAILWYLRRDIPESPRWLIAHGREKEAQTIIEKLEVNGSSNAKEFKASNKPHEKVHHSFAVSLFVATVAVSATIICQYTFTSWVPTLLVQRHINIGNSLGLSTLMMLGAPVGCAIGAYLIDKIGRKLTIVPAFFLTAVFGMMYAQQSSMQGVVIMGFLLTTCFYILMASVVAVYVAELFPTKFRFRGSGIANGIAKLFTVAMPIAVAWLLSVTSANVIFWIISAIALFAGAVVWFLGDETNQKDIS, encoded by the coding sequence ATGGAAGTTCAAGAAGGAAATCAGTTACAAATACGATTAGACAAGACGCACGAGTCGCCGCTTTTTTACAAGGTGTTTGCTCTGGTATCTGGCGGGATGATCTTGGATGCTGCTGACGTCTACATGGCCAGTGCTGTCGCAAGTTCGACTTTGAAAAGCGGTTGGTCGACGATCCAACAAAATTCATACTTTCTATCCAGTGGATTTTTAGGCTTATTCATCGGTTCATTGATTGCCGGATTTATCGGTGACCTAAAGGGTCGGCGTGTCGCTTATCAAATCAATCTACTATTATTTGGCTCTTTTACATTCCTCGGGGCATTCGCTCCCAACATGTACTTCTTGATCTTCTGTCGTTTAATGGCCAGTATCGGCTTAGGATCTGAGATCGTCACTGGATATTCGATGGTCAACGAGTTCGCTCCAGTGCACTCAAGAGGTAAGTGGTGCGCATCTGCATCATTGATCGCAAACTGTGGTGCGCCAATCACGATGCTACTTTGTACCGCTATTATTCCCAGATTCGGCTGGCGTCCGATGTTCTTTGGCATCGGAATTGTTGCTGCTATTCTGTGGTATTTACGACGCGATATCCCAGAATCGCCACGTTGGCTGATTGCTCATGGTCGAGAAAAAGAAGCTCAGACTATTATTGAGAAACTAGAAGTCAACGGCAGTTCAAATGCCAAAGAATTCAAAGCCAGCAACAAGCCACATGAAAAAGTCCATCATTCATTTGCCGTCAGTTTATTCGTTGCTACCGTAGCAGTTTCAGCAACTATAATTTGCCAATATACCTTTACTTCTTGGGTACCAACCTTATTAGTTCAACGCCATATCAACATCGGAAATTCGCTTGGACTATCGACTTTAATGATGTTAGGTGCTCCAGTCGGATGTGCAATTGGTGCTTATCTGATCGACAAGATCGGTCGCAAATTAACGATTGTCCCAGCATTCTTTTTAACGGCCGTTTTCGGAATGATGTATGCCCAACAGTCATCGATGCAAGGTGTAGTCATCATGGGATTCTTACTGACAACATGTTTTTATATCTTAATGGCTAGCGTGGTTGCTGTATACGTGGCAGAATTATTCCCAACCAAGTTCAGATTTAGAGGATCTGGTATTGCCAACGGAATCGCCAAATTATTCACCGTCGCAATGCCGATAGCTGTAGCTTGGCTTTTGTCAGTTACGAGTGCCAATGTGATCTTCTGGATCATCAGTGCAATTGCATTATTCGCCGGTGCAGTCGTTTGGTTCTTAGGAGATGAGACCAATCAGAAAGATATATCTTAA
- a CDS encoding CynX/NimT family MFS transporter: MKTKNQSWFIISMMLIAANLRLPITIIPPLLKSIEKNLGVPGSLMGLVTSIPLIAFAVFSPIIVKIAKKFGNELTVFLFFIILIVGSYLRIIPSIWALFIGTTLVGIGIDSGNVLVPAMIKDHLPTKIPLGTGLYTLSMLLIGAIGTALSGIFITKISLGSTLAILSALSIVALIVWIPNLRSNTKDTVSSDEEESVPNYRTVWNQSVGWLITVYFGLQSLVYYSLLTWVPSVIESHGVSTVVSSNILTLLQLSGLPCSFIVPMFASKVNGRRFLSTFLIIGYVLGPMLFLLDIKTTWILVIISFLTGFGSGIAFNEAIYYFTNKTTNPYQTAEVSGMAQSAGYLLAAFGPVLFGFLHELVNSWSVTMIIMSILSVVLVVSGIIINHHEPIAEH; encoded by the coding sequence TTGAAAACTAAAAACCAAAGCTGGTTTATTATCAGTATGATGCTGATTGCGGCCAACCTTCGTTTGCCGATCACTATCATTCCGCCATTATTGAAATCAATTGAAAAAAATCTGGGCGTGCCTGGATCCTTAATGGGACTAGTCACCTCGATTCCATTGATTGCTTTTGCAGTTTTTTCACCAATTATCGTTAAGATCGCAAAAAAATTTGGTAACGAATTGACTGTCTTCTTATTCTTTATTATTTTGATTGTCGGTAGTTACTTGAGAATAATCCCAAGTATTTGGGCATTATTCATCGGTACCACTCTTGTCGGCATTGGTATCGACAGTGGAAACGTCTTAGTTCCAGCTATGATCAAGGATCACTTACCAACTAAGATTCCATTAGGCACTGGGTTATACACCCTTTCAATGTTGCTCATTGGTGCCATTGGAACAGCCCTTTCAGGAATTTTCATTACCAAGATCAGCCTTGGTTCAACCCTGGCTATTTTGTCAGCATTGAGTATCGTTGCCTTGATCGTTTGGATTCCTAATCTCCGTTCTAATACTAAAGATACCGTGAGTTCTGATGAAGAGGAGTCAGTTCCAAATTATCGAACAGTTTGGAACCAATCAGTCGGTTGGCTGATCACAGTTTACTTTGGACTTCAGTCACTAGTCTATTATTCACTGCTAACATGGGTACCTTCAGTGATCGAAAGTCATGGTGTTTCAACTGTGGTCTCCAGTAATATTTTGACGTTGCTGCAACTGAGTGGATTGCCTTGCTCATTCATTGTGCCAATGTTTGCCTCAAAAGTTAATGGTCGTAGATTCTTGAGCACGTTCTTGATCATCGGTTATGTCTTAGGACCAATGTTATTCCTACTCGATATCAAGACGACTTGGATTCTCGTCATCATTTCATTCTTGACTGGATTCGGCTCAGGTATCGCCTTTAATGAAGCTATCTATTACTTCACGAACAAGACCACCAATCCTTACCAAACAGCCGAAGTATCCGGAATGGCCCAGTCCGCTGGTTACTTGTTAGCAGCTTTTGGACCTGTCCTATTCGGCTTTTTACACGAATTGGTCAATTCTTGGTCAGTCACAATGATCATCATGTCGATACTATCAGTCGTGCTAGTCGTTTCCGGCATCATTATCAATCACCACGAACCAATCGCCGAACACTAG